attaatgttaattaactgtttgagtctttgtaataaaatttgatggtcaatcgtgtcgaatgctgcactgagatctaacagaacaaggacagacacaagtccctgatctgaggccattaaaaggtcattagtgacttttgccaaggctgtctctgtactgtgattggctctataccccgattgaaagtcttcatatatattattttcccggagaaactcacacagctgattggcaacaactttttctaagattttagagatgaaggggagattagatattggtctgtaattggctaaaacctctgggtctagtgtgggttttttgagtaggggtttgatgacagctattttaaaagactgtggtacataacctgatgataatgacagattgataatgttaagtaacgaactatcaattaggggcagaatttctttaagtaatttggtaggaatgggatctaaaatacaggttgttggtttagaacctgagattaatttggtaaactgatcacgggtgatcagagagaagctgtctaagtaatgggtaggattctcagccgtttctgagatctctgttgttgggagggtattagtgccaattgagggcaggagatggttgattttatttctaatggtttgaattttatcgttaaaaaaggtcataaagatattgctatttagggatcgaggaatactgggttcggtggaagtgtgactctctgtcagcctggctacagtgctgaagagaaacctggggttgtttttattctcttctattagttttgaatagtaggcggctcttgctttgtggagagcctttttatattctttaacactattcttccagtctattagattttcaacattgttgcgggagcgccacttcctttctagttttcttgataattgttttaactcatttgtctgggaattataccacggagctaatttactatgtttgacatttttcttttttagaggcgctattgagtctaatgttaatcgtaatgagtctgcagagctatcgacgaggtggtcgatctcaatggaactcagggttttaaagaatttgttgtttatatctactgctaatacgggtttaaatgtaattgggattatttccttaaatttagctacagcactatcaggtagacatctagaaaatgaattttttattagtggcatatattcagttattgaaaaatcaaaggttattaaattatggtctgatagaactggattgcgcggaagtactgttaaattttcaattccgacaccgtacgataatacaaggtcaagtgtgtggttaccacaatgagtaggtttgtgcacacactgactgaaaccaatagagtctagtattgaaataaatgctacgctaaggcaatctttattattatcaacatgaatattaaagtcaccaacaataataattttatcggtctttaggactaagtttgataaaaactcagggaattcctttaaaaattcagtataagccctgggagcacggtaaactacggcaaatatgattggctgttggtggttcctggattggcgtggaagactaagaaccagacattcaaatgatttgtagctgagtttaggtttaggattaattgatagactggagttaaaaatagcagcaactccacctcctcgcccaatttctctaggaacctgtgaattaatatgactggggggagtagattcatttagactgacatattcatcaggatgcagccacgtctcagtgagggacaataaatctatgttgtaatcggagactatttcattaactaaaagagcctttttttccagtgatctaatgtttaaaagaccacatttaaaagtctgggtttcctgtattgtttcagaggttgttttaatttgtattaaatttttgtgtggagttctcgctctgttattgtttaatttcaataatttaatcggacggtgaacagacacaatctctatggggttgtgtgactgatccagagggagcgcagaggagtgtttagcactgcagctctgcttcctggtcccaactatgggttgtcatgtaatagactgagtaatattcctagataagagagctgctccatcccaagtgggatgaacgccgtctctcctaacaagaccaggttttctcaaaaaagttagccaattatctataaagcccacaccgtttacaggacaccacctcgacagccagcggttaaaagacaacatgcggctaaacatgtcgtcacctgttgtattagggagcgggccagagaaaactactttgtccgacatcgttttagcaaaagcacacaacgactcaacattaaatttagtgacctccgacatacgaagccgggagtcgttgctgccgacgtgaattactattttattgtatttatgaaTATCACGTGCTAGAAACTCATAAAATGAAtgaacatgtaataaaccagcAGATTACCAAAGGTCAGACAGGCTGGGTCATGAGTCATGGGAGTGTTTGGTGATTAGACATTATCAATGGATTTAGCGGTTTTATTCAAAGGTTATTTAGAGCTTaaggttttttttaagtgatgGTGAATTGTACACATTTCTCACCAACCCCTCTTTGATTTTGCAGCCCACACGAATCCCTGCAGATCTCGTGGACAAACTGGAGCGACTGGCCTTGGTGGATTTCCGGACCAAAGAGGGTCTGGCCTGTTTGGAGAAAGCGATACGGTTTGCAGATCAGCTTCATGTGGTTGACACGTCGGGGATTGAGCCCATGGATTCAGTCCTGGAGGACAGGTATGGTACACTTCTGACGAGGCCTGCATATACCAAAAGTTTTCTTTGATGTCGGCCATCTCATTGTTTCATCCAAACTGCATAATTAATGAGCAACAACCACAGCTCAATTGAACCTCTTGTGAAGCCCACTGCATGATTGTGATTATGTTTTATCCATGAACAATTCAGGGCTCTATACCTGAGGAATGACACAGTGATGGAAGGGGACTGTGCTGAGGAACTGCTTCAGCTCTCCAAAAACACAGTGGAAGAGTATTTTGTGGCTCCACCAGGTGAGAATACACCTGAGAACATTAGCGTTGACTCAGTGATTTCATGTAAATGATTGAGATGATAATTCAAGTCATTTAAAGATAATTTGTCATCAATATTTTTGCTTGTTATTGTGAGAATTAAGGAACATGTTCTTCCCACAGGAAATATTCCTTTACCAACGCGAGAGGAGAGGGCCGAGTTACTGAAACACTCAGAGTTCTGATATTTGTGGTCTTTTCCTGGATTTCAttgacattgttttttaaatttggaGAATGGATGTGTCTTCCAAGAATTGCAATATATGATCAATTGACTAAGAAAAAGACTTGAACAGTGTTCTGCTTATCTGCAGCCAATAACAGCTATCAAAAAGCTTtatcagatatatatatagtacaGTGCATGTTCTGgaacaggaaaaataaaaagctgctgGTCACTTACTTTCATTTTACACTATTTTTAAGTTTCACTATCCTTTCATCCAAATGGTGAGTAAGCAGTATGTGTGGCCAAAGAGTGTAATAAGGATATTCATTAATGGTATGAttgatttatattattttcatgTGTGATGTTTTCTTTGTATTGTTGTTTACCTTTTGATAAAAAAACGTTTTATCGATCCCTGTTGCTGTATAAAATTGTAAACAAATTATTAATGTGATCAAATTGTACAGTCAAATGTGTCAAAATTTGGGTGAACATTCCTATGGCAATTCTTTCCTGATAAGAAACAAGAAAACCCCCTGCTATGATTTCTTCAGCCCCACCCGTTTGAAACGTCATAGTCAGGTGGTAAAAACTTAAACTTGCCCTGGGGCTTGTGATGATAGCATCATAACAACCATTGAACTATGTCCCTGCTATGCTGGAGGCGGAAGTTTCTGGACATTTCTAGAAACCTGAGGTTTACGCCACCCAAATACTTCTCTAAGTGTTCCAATTCAAAGGTCACTAAGAGTTTCCTGTTGGACAATTTGTGTAATTAGCAGAATAAGCTCAATATCAGGTCAAATAAAGATGGAATCACAAGCACAAGCTGTTTGGTGGACAGAAAGACGAAATtagatatgtttttattttacataataagAATTATTTTAGGATTCCATTTTTTAACAAAGAGACAGTTTTCACAGCTATACTACTATTGGGACTTTGTATTAACTTCCAGTCATTGTGGACAGCCTCACCTTAACCACGACCTCAGAAACGACGTTTGGCCTCATTAGGACCCAGGTCCCCATGAGGACCGCTGGTCCTGAAAcggtcagtgtttatgctggaaaaggtcctagaagtaaccaaaacaaacaccttcacacacacagagtggaaGTCCGCGCGTCAGCTCCAAACATCCATGGGAGGAGAATAGAAACTGAAAgttagagatggagagaggaaaacGTATCTTACGAAGAGGGGAGGGAGCTGACGCGCTGGGCCAGCCTCTATATAAAGTGATGAGTCGAGTCTTCAGCTGTTAGTGTTGTTCTTGCTCCTGATCATCACTAACTTTTCTGCGGTTTACTGAAGATCAACTTTTCCTGCGACGCTTCGTCTTTGAATCAAGAGGTGAGGAAAATGTTTTATACTTACACTATTTTACACGTgaatgtttatgccaaagagtttATTACAGACTTAttttaaaaaagtttaaattgtGTTTCAGACATGGAATTAACGATCACTATGCTGACCGGGCAGTCCGTCACACTGACGGTGAACCCCCAGGAGACGGTGGGCTACCTGAAGCAGGTCGTCCAGCAGAAACTGCAGGTGCCCGTTCAGAAGCAGCGGCTGCTGTTCGACAACGGCCAGCGGACTGACCTGAACGACGACCTGCGTCCCGTGGGCTCCTACGGGCTGCACTCCGGCTCCAGGCTGTCTCTGCTGGTGATCGAGCCGGCCCCCGTGCAGGTGTTCGAGCCGGCCCCCGTGCAGGTGTTCCTGAGGAATGAGAAGAACGTGCTGACCACCTACGAAATCACACCCGAGGAGACCGTGAGCGACTTCAAGCGCAGGGTCAAGGCCAGGGAGGGAGTGCCGGAGTCGCAGCAGAGGCTGGTGTACCAGGGCACGGAGATGAGCAACGACAAAGCCAAACTGTCAGACTACAACGTGAAGGCCCTGGGCACCATCGAACTGTTAATGCGTCTGAGAGGAGGAAACTGATCATCATCTGATCATCTTCTCATCATCACATAGCCTTAAACACAGTGCTTCctagttgttttttattttaacaacacATTCCAACTTTTACATGAGAATCCAtacattcttttttttgcttccttttttgggggggggggggggggggggggaattgaggGAAATGTTAAACCGGAAGCCTAAATAGATTCAAGCTTTCCAGCAGGTTTGTTACAGATATGTTCTGAACTTTTTCTGTAATCCTGCTCTGATCCTATGTGATTACTATGCCTTGGCTTAAAGGTCAAGACTGTACGATTTGGGTTAGAGGGATCTACTGGCAAACATTTAGTTTAAAATAATCATGATGGTGTCTTCATATGAACTGAATTTATGAAGAATTCATGATAATAGAAAGTGTCACAAAAAACCGAacctttaatttattattttccttgtgacaattttattttttgctaaatgttctgtctttgttcatttcattaagaagcctgttgtaaatattttaataaagtgAGTTTCAATGTGAATTTACATCACTCtttatttcctgttgtgtttctaactcTGGAAGAATCAGTGCTCAGGGGTTGCAGAACCCCTATAGGCAAAGCGCTGTAACTGCAACGCTAATAAAAAGTTGAAGTTAAAAAAACCAACCCTTTTGAGTAACATTTCGAGAGTAGCATAGCAGGAGGCCTAACATCTTTTACTTCATAATTTCTTAAATATCTGATTGTATAACAAGAGTATTCAGTGTGTATATCTGATGATACTGATTGTAATGGCGGcgcatatattttttaagaattcCATtgatatgacattttgacagCACTGAtaagattttatttattagacCTTTTCTCAGCACCCCCTGCAGCCTTGGAACAAACCACAAGACACTGGCAACACATTAGTTAAAACTGACAGTGATACAATTGCTCCTTTGTCTGTTTTATCACCACCTGTTCCATCTCACAACTGTCTTCATATCTGCTGTATAGGAATGGTTGACCTTCCTTTAAACTCACCTCCCTACCGACTCTTCCTTTCACTGTCTGACCTTGGGTGGATACACTCCcaccacacactcatacatCACTAAGCACTTCTtctactccttcttcttcatgggCTCTTCAGCAATGTGAAATCAGATCTGCTTAAAAAACTCTTGATGACAAAGTCTATGATCTTCATTGAATTTTTTCACGACACtgacattatatatataaatcaagaCTTACTATGACGTCTGTAAATACACACTTAAATACATTTCCCATATTATAACACTCATTCTTGCCAGAAGTGCCTTTTGAGTACTTAAAGCTGTATGTGCTAATTTCTAGATATTTGCTGATGCTGTCAGTGCTTTGTAAAATTGTACATTGATTTATATGTTCAGATTGTTTTAACTTtctcatattatattattatgttaaactCTGAGAAGAAAAATTCAGATTTGCACATCACTGTTTATCTGAGGAGATAAAGAAAAACCAGATCAAATAGTCCTGATTTATACTTATTCATCAGTTTC
The genomic region above belongs to Pleuronectes platessa chromosome 4, fPlePla1.1, whole genome shotgun sequence and contains:
- the LOC128438316 gene encoding uncharacterized protein LOC128438316, with product MELTITMLTGQSVTLTVNPQETVGYLKQVVQQKLQVPVQKQRLLFDNGQRTDLNDDLRPVGSYGLHSGSRLSLLVIEPAPVQVFEPAPVQVFLRNEKNVLTTYEITPEETVSDFKRRVKAREGVPESQQRLVYQGTEMSNDKAKLSDYNVKALGTIELLMRLRGGN
- the LOC128438466 gene encoding glutamyl-tRNA(Gln) amidotransferase subunit C, mitochondrial-like — protein: MVECHYILHIEPLVQDIDSLLVLFPGCLSPLQVPEFATWEPVPEDQLPPPTRIPADLVDKLERLALVDFRTKEGLACLEKAIRFADQLHVVDTSGIEPMDSVLEDRALYLRNDTVMEGDCAEELLQLSKNTVEEYFVAPPGNIPLPTREERAELLKHSEF